A genomic segment from Spinacia oleracea cultivar Varoflay chromosome 3, BTI_SOV_V1, whole genome shotgun sequence encodes:
- the LOC130469470 gene encoding protein FAR1-RELATED SEQUENCE 5-like, with translation MVSIDLNGEPEAEDGTVVNFTTSQPPKEGMRFDSGFEFSEFCHRYAYNEGFEMFVSSDELKKEYKDKGVSKRRSIDGATFDRIMINDKGGVSVSRNFGTQLIEKGGFDNMTFNKRDVRNAIAVERRKTMFEEGDAASLEKYFKSQRELNSDFYSSMQRDEEGILRTHSGPTRVAEELANTSGMYRMPFAPFVGVNHHGKSIVFAAALISHEDTETFVWVFEEWLKCLGKPLKGILTDQDKAIGKAISKVFPGVPHRLCLWHMLQNASRNLGKLAEWKSIDTLIRTVVHDMLDPAEFDEAWCLVMDTYNQQEEKEDNFDCIDKPPQLDVDKSVLAEYVFHKVYTNEMFADIVCERKGLTHTNVTKIDAIGSLLLYRADEKLTSPHWRKRFKSYSVKVDKVKERDKLFMSVV, from the exons ATGGTTAGTATAGACCTAAATGGTGAACCAGAGGCCGAAGATGGTACtgttgtgaattttactacgtCGCAACCCCCTAAAGAAGGAATGCGTTTTGATTCCGGTTTTGAATTTAGTGAATTTTGTCACCGTTATGCTTATAATGAAGGTTTTGAGATGTTTGTGAGTAGTGATGAGTTAAAGAAAGAGTATAAGGATAAGGGTGTTAGTAAAAGAAG GAGCATTGATGGAGCTACCTTTGATAGGATAATGATCAATGATAAGGGGGGTGTGAGCGTGAGTAGAAACTTTGGTACTCAGCTTATTGAAAAAGGTGGTTTTGATAATATGACGTTCAACAAAAGGGATGTTAGGAACGCCATAGCTGTTGAACGTCGTAAAACAATGTTCGAGGAAGGAGATGCTGCCAGTCTTGAAAAGTATTTCAAATCACAACGAGAATTGAATAGCGATTTTTATAGCTCTATGCAACGAGATGAAGAAGGAATTTTAAGAACGCATTCTGGCCCGACGCGCGTAGcagaggaacttgcaaatacTTCGGGGAT GTATCGCATGCCATTTGCCCCATTTGTTGGCGTCAACCACCATGGGAAGTCGATTGTATTCGCTGCCGCTTTAATCTCACATGAAGATACTGAAACTTTTGTTTGGGTTTTTGAGGAATGGTTGAAGTGCTTGGGAAAGCCTCTGAAGGGCATTTTAACCGATCAAGACAAGGCAATCGGTAAGGCAATAAGCAAAGTTTTCCCAGGTGTTCCACACCGGCTTTGTTTGTGGCACATGCTACAGAATGCCTCTCGGAACCTTGGCAAGCTTGCTGAATGGAAAAGCATTGATACACTTATTAGAACGGTCGTTCATGATATGCTCGATCCCGCGGAGTTTGACGAGGCATGGTGTCTTGTGATGGACACATATAATCAAC AGGAAGAAAAGGAGGATAATTTTGATTGTATAGATAAGCCTCCACAACTTGATGTTGACAAGAGTGTGTTAGCTGAGTACGTTTTCCATAAGGTGTACACCAACGAGATGTTTGCTGATATTGTGTGTGAGCGTAAAGGTTTAACCCacacaaatgttaccaaaattgATGCAATAGGATCACTTTTGTTGTATAGAGCTGACGAGAAACTGACCTCCCCTCATTGGAGGAAACGGTTCAAAAGCTACAGTGTTAAAGTTGATAAGGTTAAAGAGAGAGAT